Below is a window of Acidobacteriota bacterium DNA.
TACGCGGTGCTTTGCGTCTTCCACTTGCTGATGCAGGCTGACGATGCGCTGCGCCCGCATGCGCTGCAGGTCGTCCGACCGCTGGTCTCGCTGATCGGTCGATCCGGGCCGCCCCTTTTCAGAGCCGTATCCTGCCTTCTGGGCGCCACCGGTGTCGCCGATGCTGACACGGCCGCTCAGATCAGCGCGTGGAAAGAAGTCTTCAGGATACTGCTTGGTGCCGACAGCCGGTTTCTTGCGGCGCTTGTCGGTGTGAAGGTGGGTCGGCTCTATGCCAAGACAACCAGGGGCAAACATGCCAAGAAGTTCTTCCTGCAATCACTTCGCCTCCTGGAAACGCTGGGGAACGACTACCTGTCCAAAAGCATCCAGCTTCGTTTGGAGGAGGTGTCCGTTACCGCCGACAACCAGGAGCGTCTGGTGGATTCGTTCCACAGCGTATCACTGATTTTGCGGGAGATAAAGAACCATAAAGAGTCCATCCAGCGGCTGGTGCAATTCGCGGTCGACCAGACCGGAGCCGAGCGCGGTGTTCTCCTGCTAAAGAGGCAGGATTCCTCCGACCTTTACATAGGCGCTGCAGTCAACTGCGATGAGCAGAGCCTGACGGACATTATGGACATCAGTGCCACGCTTCCCAGGAGAGCGGCCAGGGAGCTGGTGCCGCTGGTCATTGAGAACGCACTCTCCGATCGGCGCACCAGGGAATACCAGAGTATCGTTTATCACAACATTCTGTCGGTAGTATGCATACCGCTCACGGACGGCGAGGAACTGCTGGGGGTGCTTTACCTGGATCATCACAGCATTCCGGCCCTCTTTGACAAGCAGGACCTCACCTACATACAGTCCATCGCCAACTTCATCGCGGTTACGCTGACAACAATACAGGATTACAAGAGCCTGAACCTGACGAACGTCGAGTTGATCAAGGACCTCAACCGCCTGGGGAACCAGCGCTCGTTTATCACCAGGGACCCCTCGATGATTCGGCTGTTTGAGAAGCTTCCGCAGATTGCCCGGACCACCGCGCCGGTGCTTATCATGGGCGAAAGCGGCACCGGCAAGGAAATACTGTGCCACACCGTCCATGACCTGAGCCAGAGGTGTGACAAGGCTCTGATTAAGCTCAACTGCGCCGCCATAGCCTCGACGCTGATCGAGGGCGAACTCTTTGGAGTCGCCAGGAGTACGGCCACCGGGGTAGCCGAGCGCGACGGCAAGTTCGCGGCGGCTGACGGCGGCACCCTGTATCTTGACGAGATCGGTGACATGCCGCTGGAGGTTCAGGCCAAGGTGCTGCGGGTCCTGGAGTATCAGCAGTTCGAGAAGGTCGGCAGTAACCGACCCACATACACTGACATCAGGTTCATCTACGCGACCAACAAGAACCTGGTCAAAATGGTCAAGGCAGGAACGTTTCGGGAAGATCTTTACTACCGAATAAACACCATTGCCATTGAAATCCCGCCGCTGAGAGAGCGGCCGGACGACGTGCCGCGCCTGCTGGAGCATTTTACGCGGCTCATGTCAGCCGGCCGAAAGCCACCGAGATTCTCCTCTACCGCGGTCGAGGCTCTCATATCTTATGCGTGGCCCGGCAATGTCCGCGAACTCAGGAATCTGGTGGAGCGCTGCTGTATCCTGCATCCCGGGGCGACCGTAAGCGCGGCGACGCTCCCGGAGGACATACAGGATTCCGGGCGCAAGCACGGGCAGCGCAAGGGATTGGTGGCCGCCGTTGAGATTGCGAAGATTCGAGAGGGACTGAACCGTTCGAACTGGAATCAATCCCAGGCCGCCAAACTGCTGGACATACCACTGTCAACTCTTCGCAGAAAAATCACCAAGCACGGTATCAACAAAGGCATCTGACCCCCCAGGGTTTTGCCACCTTACCGTTTTGAGCGGTCTTTTGCGTGCCGTGACTCTTATGTGAGACATGGCGTTACAGCATCGCCGCAGAAGGCCGGCAAAGAAACGGCAAACAGGGTGTTCCTGCCGGCTGACCCTCTTGTCCCTAACTCATTCGTGGCCAGACGCTTAGGGTAATCATCCTCAATCAGCCCAGCCCGGCAAGCCGTTTGTTGAACCTCCAGGCGCAGGCCAGAACTTCAACTGCGCTTAGGAGGTGCAATGAGATCCAAGCCATTGGCAACGAAACTGATCGGCTACCTGCTGATTGCGATGGTAGTCGTGCTTATCGGTTCTGCAGTCTCACCTTCTCTGGTTCTGGCGGACGGTACTACGGTTGATCCACCGGTCGAACTAGATCCTGATTCGATTCAGGCCGCAGCCCCATCGTCCGCTGATATGTCGGTATTGGAGTTGATGCTGTTGTTACTGCTAACCGTGTAATCGAGGAGTGGTCATGGAGGGGGCGGGCGCGCACCCTCCTGATCGTCATCGACCATGGCAGAGGCAAATAAAACCTTCAAGATCCTGCAGTTGATTAACCTCCTGCACCACCGACGGAGTGTCACTGTCAAGACCATCAAGGAAGTCTGCGGCGTGTCCGATCGTACGGCCTACCGATACCTTAACGCCATTTCAGAAACAAACATACCGGTCTACTTCGATAAAGCCGAGCGTGCCTACCGGCTGAGCCGCCCGGACGTGCTTCACATCGATGACCTGTCGCTTGGAGAAGCGGTGATCGCCACGTTCGCCCTGAAGCTCCTGAGCCGGTGCGTGAACGAAGAATACCGTGACGACGTGGAAAAGCTTCTTACCAAGCTGCTGGCCCATGTCCCGTTTGCCGTGGAGGAGGTGCTTCCGGCGCTCGATCACATTCTTGAATCCGGTATTGCCTACGACAACCACTCTGAGAGGTTATCCTCCCTGCTGATTCAGGCGGCTATCCTGTGCAACAGGAAAGTGCGCTTGACCACCCGGGACAGTTTTCGCGATGATAAGGACGTCGAGATCGACAATCCCTCGCTGCTGTTCAAGAAAAGCTGGCAGCTTGTGGGCGGCGAACCCCGGGAGGGGGTTGTGGCGCCGCTCGCCGAGATAGACAAGGTGACAATCGTTTAGTTCGACCGCTTCCGTTTAGATACCCCCCTGTTCTTCCCGTTCATCCCTGATCTTCGCCTTGTGCCGAATGCCGCCATGTCGCCCGGGATGCCGGTTGTCAGCCGGATTCAGCCCGCAGCTTGTGATTGCTCGCCTGCGGGCGGCAGGAAATCGCTTGCCGGTACCTGCGACCTCTTGTAGCTTGGCTGGTGCATGGGTCCGCTGATCGCTGAAGTCCGGACGGATCTTTGTCGGCAGAGGCGAAGGATTGACAAGAGAAGAGGAACAACGATGAGGTACTCACTGCGTAACTGTCTGGTGTCGTGGGCAATAGCACCGGCTCTGATCGCCGGGGGAGCGTCGGCCGAAAAGAAGATCGCGATCGAGAAACTCGATGATCTTCCGCGCCACACCTACCGGATTGACGTCAAGGCCGTGGATCTCTTCCACGACGAGGCGGCGCTGGCGAAGCTGGCCGGCGAAGTTGAAAATGATCTGAAAGCCGACCTTCAGACCTACGAGATCAAGGACAAGACAACACTCAAGGACTACTACGCGACTCTCGGCACGGTGGCGTTGCTGCAGGCACGCTACGATGAATACCTGGCGCATCTGGAGTCGGTCCGGCAGTTGGAAGACAAGGAGGCGTCGCGGCTGATGTTCGGTCTCTTTTCCAGAGCATACATCAAGGCTGCCGGGCTCGGGGCGGGCGACCTCACGGAAGGGATACGGGCCGAATACAGTTCACTTGTAAATGAGTTGCCGTACGAAACCGTCGAGGCTGAAATCAGGTCCGCCAAGGGCAGGGCTGAGATGCTCTCGGAAAACCTGCTGGCCGGGATTATAAGTACGCGTATCCAGCCGGTGCTCGATCAGAGCGGCGGCGAAGTAAGCAAGGACATCGCCGTTTCGCTGCTCGGGCGAGCCTACACCGTCCGCAACTACCTGCCGTATAAGGCCGTCGTGCTCGACGTGCTGAACGCCTATCTTCAGGCGCACCGGGTTGAGAAGCCGAACATCTGGACTGAGCGCGAGGCAGAGGTGACGCAGGGCAGCGGCAAAGCGCCCGTTGTCGTGGCCATCTGGGATTCGGGCACGGATGTGGACGTCTTTGCCGACCGGCTCTGGACCAACGATAAGGAAATCCCGGACAACGCCATTGATGACGACGGTAACGGTTTTGTCGACGACGTGCACGGCATCGCCTACACTCTTCACAGCGACAAGACCACCGGCCTGATGTACCCGATCGGGGATGTGGCGACGGACAGGCCGCGCCTTCAGCGACTGATGAAGGGTCTGACCGATATAGGCTCCGGAGTCGAGAGTGAGGAAGCCTCGGATCTGAAAAAGCTCCTCGGCAGCATGGACCCGTCGAAGGTGCAGCCGTTCTTCGAGAACATCGGTCTGTACGGCAACTACTGCCACGGCACTCACGTGGCCGGGATTGCGGCGCGCGGCAATCCCTATATCCGGTTGATGACCGCCCGCATCACATTCGATCACAAAATGATGCCCGAGGAGCCGACTGTTGCGCAGACCCGCAAGGACTCGTTAGCCTTGGCTCAGACGGTTCAGTATTTCAGGGACAACGGGGTCCGGGTGGTGAACATGAGCTGGGGTGGTGACCTGGCGTCGGTCGAGAAGGATCTCGAGGCCAGCAACGCGGGAGGCACCCCCGAGGAACGGAAAGCGCTCGCCAGGCAGATCTTCGAGATACAGAAGCAGGGGTTGTTCGAGGCCATCAAGAACGCGCCGGAGGTGCTCTTCGTCACGTCGGCGGGCAATACCGACGATGACGTCATCTTCGATGAAGTTATCCCCAGCGGCTTTGACCTGCCGAACATTTTCTCGGTTGGTGCCGTAGACCAGGCTGGGGAAGAAACAAGCTTTACGAGTTTCGGCAAGGTGGACGTGTACGCCAACGGTTACGAAGTGCTCAGCTACGTGCCGGGCGGGGACGAAATGAAACTCAGTGGCACCTCGCAATCGTCGCCGAGTGTAGCCGGCCTTGCGGCCAAACTGCTGGCTTTGCGTCCGGACCTTACTCCTGCCCAGGTGCGGGAGCTTATCGAGAAGGGGGCTGATGAAAGAACGGCCGGTGAACGGACCGTGCGCCTTGTCAACCCGAAGCGGTCCATGGAGCTTCTGGCCGCGATGGATTGAGGAAAAGAGGCCGGCAGCCTGCCGGACCGGTGAGTATATGAAAAGCGGGTGCGCCTGGGCGCACCCGCTTCTCTATCCGATTTCGCCACGATCGGGACGGGCGAAAATGCCGATCCCGGCGCCGCTATTTCGTGACTTCGAGTATGTTTATATTCCTCTTCTTGAGCTCTTCCATAAACCTGTCGGCCACCTTCCCCTTGATGCAGTCCTCCGGCGGGACGATTCCCTTTTCCGTGATCAGTCCTTCCATCAGAAGCTTGGCGGTGATAGCGCATGGGAAACCGGTCACTCTCATCATGGAAGAAATGCCGTTCTTGGTGTCGGCCTCATCCCACATGAAGTGTTCGATTGTGACCGGCTTGCCGTTCTTGGTGCCTTTGGTCGTGTTATACATCACGCACACGTCAGTCTCTCCGTCAAACGGCTGCAGCTTCGGTGTAATCATCGACAGGAGGAATTCCCTTGGTACGATCGCGGTGCCCTGGAAATCGTGCGGTTCAATGTCGAGCAGTCCGCACTCCTTGAGCGTGTCCACGCCCGACCAGTGGCCCGGCCAGCGGACCGTCTTCTCGGCGAATTCCTTGAGTTCCGGGCGGGAAAAGATGAAACTGGGCATGCCCGGGGTGACGGCGCACTGCAACTCCTCGTCCTTGCCTAACTGCGCGAACCGGAACGTTTCGCGGTCACCGATGGCGGGTACCTCCACGACCTTGCCCCCCTTGACGACATTGAGATTGATCATGTACTCGCGCAGGACGTGCTCGAAGGCCCACGTGATCATGTACCTGAGGGGGTGTTTGGCGGCGTATTCCTTGGCCGGAATGCCGCCGACGCGGGCAATTGCTCTTTCCGCCGTATCCATCTTTCTTATGGCCTCGCCGACGGTGACGTTGCTCAGGCCCGGGGCAAAGCCCATGCCGTCAATAAAGGTGACACCGTTGGCGACGGCCGTCTCATGAAGCCAGTCCCCGTATTCGTTAAGGGTCATGTCCTTCGGAAGTTCCAGGCCCTCGGTCTCGTAGGCATCCGGTCGCCGGTGGTACTCTTCAAGCATATCGACAATGTTCAGCCCGGCCTCGACGGCGTACTGTATCACCTTGTAGCTTCGCCGGCGATCCGGCAGGGCGATCACGCCCACGTCGTACTGCTTCATGAGCTTGACCGTGCTCGCCTTGTCCTCCACGTCGACCACGTGAGGAACGACCCGGTCACTGCCTGTCCAGTTCCTGACCTTCTCCAGGGCATCCTTCCGCCTGCCGGTTATGCCTATAACCTCGATCTCGCTGTCTTTCGCCATGTCCCACGCCACCGCGGAACCGATTTTACCTGAGCCGCCGAATACTAAGGCCTTCACTGTTCATCCTCCGTTTCCCAAAGTTGAGTCACCTGATGCATAGCTTCTAACATGGTAAGCGCCGTAAACCTCCCGGGGTTTATTGGCTGCTTACGTGTTTTCCGGGCTGCGGCTCGTCCAAGCCGCAGCACCGCCAAACTCGCTTGGGCGAGTTTATGTCCGGCCAAGATACGCAAACCGGCGCCCGAAGTAAATGCCTCTGACGCCGGGAATTGGCTTTGCGCGGTTGCGGCACATGCCAGGTCGCCGGAATGACCAGCCCAATTGCCATTAGTTTAGTCCTGTTTTCTGCCGTACCGGCGGGCGCTCTCAGGTTCGAGGTCGAAGATCCCCGCCATAAACCTTGACACGAGTGATCGCCGGGGTTTTTTTGTGACTGCCAACATATCCACTAAACACTGAGCGAAGATCAGGGTGTTGGAACCCACCACGAATGGTGGACCAACCGGCCGACAGGCTTGATGAATGAGGAGATGAAGGGATGGAAACAATTGAAAGAATAGTACATTCTGGGGCAGGATATTCCTGGTTGCTGGTGAGAACACTCATTATATTTGTTATCTGGTGTGTGCCTATCGCCGCGCAAGAAAACGATCTGGATGATAGTCTCACTCACTCACAAATGGTTGAGCTTTTTGACGAATTCGCGGCCGACATTACGACCAGCTACATTTATCCGGATATCGCTGAACGGATTGTCGAGAAGATCCGCGCCGATATCGAAAACGGAGTCTATGATGGCGTAACAACTGCTGACAGCCTGGCCAGCCTGCTTTACAAAACGACCTATGAAATTTCACACGATAGGCATTTTAAAGTAGAGTCTCTGAAAGATCGACAAACCTCCAACGCGGAGGATAAACCGGATCGTCCTGTTGATTTTGGAGCTAATCATGGCTTTCGAGAGGTACAGATCCTTCCCCGGAATATTGGATACGTCAAACTGGAGACCTTGCCCGGCGACGATGAATCCATAAAAGCAGCCGCGAAAGAGATGGCTAAAGTCACGTCATGTGACGCGTTGATATTCGATCTTCTCGACAATGAAGGCGGATCGGGTGATATGGTAGAGCTTCTCTGCAATTACCTGTTTGATGGTGACAAGCTCCTGTATTCATTCTATGATCGCGACGGCAACAGGTCATACGATGCTATTACAGATCCCGACTTTGAGGGCAAGCGTCTTTCTGCCGACGCCCCGGTATACGTGCTGGTTAGTGAGCACACGCTCTCGGCCGCCGAATCTTTTGCCTACGTTCTGAAGGGTTTCAACCGGGCGATGATAGTTGGTGATACGACGATTGGTATGGCCCACCCGGCAAGGG
It encodes the following:
- a CDS encoding HTH domain-containing protein; amino-acid sequence: MAEANKTFKILQLINLLHHRRSVTVKTIKEVCGVSDRTAYRYLNAISETNIPVYFDKAERAYRLSRPDVLHIDDLSLGEAVIATFALKLLSRCVNEEYRDDVEKLLTKLLAHVPFAVEEVLPALDHILESGIAYDNHSERLSSLLIQAAILCNRKVRLTTRDSFRDDKDVEIDNPSLLFKKSWQLVGGEPREGVVAPLAEIDKVTIV
- a CDS encoding S8 family serine peptidase encodes the protein MRYSLRNCLVSWAIAPALIAGGASAEKKIAIEKLDDLPRHTYRIDVKAVDLFHDEAALAKLAGEVENDLKADLQTYEIKDKTTLKDYYATLGTVALLQARYDEYLAHLESVRQLEDKEASRLMFGLFSRAYIKAAGLGAGDLTEGIRAEYSSLVNELPYETVEAEIRSAKGRAEMLSENLLAGIISTRIQPVLDQSGGEVSKDIAVSLLGRAYTVRNYLPYKAVVLDVLNAYLQAHRVEKPNIWTEREAEVTQGSGKAPVVVAIWDSGTDVDVFADRLWTNDKEIPDNAIDDDGNGFVDDVHGIAYTLHSDKTTGLMYPIGDVATDRPRLQRLMKGLTDIGSGVESEEASDLKKLLGSMDPSKVQPFFENIGLYGNYCHGTHVAGIAARGNPYIRLMTARITFDHKMMPEEPTVAQTRKDSLALAQTVQYFRDNGVRVVNMSWGGDLASVEKDLEASNAGGTPEERKALARQIFEIQKQGLFEAIKNAPEVLFVTSAGNTDDDVIFDEVIPSGFDLPNIFSVGAVDQAGEETSFTSFGKVDVYANGYEVLSYVPGGDEMKLSGTSQSSPSVAGLAAKLLALRPDLTPAQVRELIEKGADERTAGERTVRLVNPKRSMELLAAMD
- a CDS encoding saccharopine dehydrogenase C-terminal domain-containing protein, coding for MKALVFGGSGKIGSAVAWDMAKDSEIEVIGITGRRKDALEKVRNWTGSDRVVPHVVDVEDKASTVKLMKQYDVGVIALPDRRRSYKVIQYAVEAGLNIVDMLEEYHRRPDAYETEGLELPKDMTLNEYGDWLHETAVANGVTFIDGMGFAPGLSNVTVGEAIRKMDTAERAIARVGGIPAKEYAAKHPLRYMITWAFEHVLREYMINLNVVKGGKVVEVPAIGDRETFRFAQLGKDEELQCAVTPGMPSFIFSRPELKEFAEKTVRWPGHWSGVDTLKECGLLDIEPHDFQGTAIVPREFLLSMITPKLQPFDGETDVCVMYNTTKGTKNGKPVTIEHFMWDEADTKNGISSMMRVTGFPCAITAKLLMEGLITEKGIVPPEDCIKGKVADRFMEELKKRNINILEVTK
- a CDS encoding S41 family peptidase, encoding METIERIVHSGAGYSWLLVRTLIIFVIWCVPIAAQENDLDDSLTHSQMVELFDEFAADITTSYIYPDIAERIVEKIRADIENGVYDGVTTADSLASLLYKTTYEISHDRHFKVESLKDRQTSNAEDKPDRPVDFGANHGFREVQILPRNIGYVKLETLPGDDESIKAAAKEMAKVTSCDALIFDLLDNEGGSGDMVELLCNYLFDGDKLLYSFYDRDGNRSYDAITDPDFEGKRLSADAPVYVLVSEHTLSAAESFAYVLKGFNRAMIVGDTTIGMAHPARGYSAQNKIFYSIPFLRFEHSATGSDWEGTGVIPDILTDLESALDVAVAEARKNLDQREE